GAAAAGCTGCGCCAGACAGACATTGGCATTGCCAGTTATTATTTTCTGCAGGATCATCTGGGCAGTACATCAGCGCTGACCAACAGCAGCGGGACTTTGATCGGGCAGCCAGTTCAGTACGAGGCCTTCGGAGCAAGCGCAGGCAGTTCTTTGACACCGTACGGTTACACGGGACGCGAAGTAGATTCGCTTACCGGGCTGATGCATTACCGCTCCCGCTGGTACGACCCACAACAAGGCCGCTTTATGAGTGAAGACCCGATTGGGTTTGAAGGTGGGCTGAATTTGTACGGGTATGCGGGCAACAACCCAATGATGTAC
This portion of the Acidobacteriota bacterium genome encodes:
- a CDS encoding RHS repeat-associated core domain-containing protein translates to EKLRQTDIGIASYYFLQDHLGSTSALTNSSGTLIGQPVQYEAFGASAGSSLTPYGYTGREVDSLTGLMHYRSRWYDPQQGRFMSEDPIGFEGGLNLYGYAGNNPMMY